In a genomic window of Periophthalmus magnuspinnatus isolate fPerMag1 chromosome 3, fPerMag1.2.pri, whole genome shotgun sequence:
- the lmnl3 gene encoding lamin L3 isoform X1, whose amino-acid sequence MASATSTPLAPGTRSGRSARSSGRVPTPSSSTSSSTSPTRLSRLQEKDALRSLNDRLANYIQRVQELESERAALLVRLEQNEESKSREMSHVRRMYEEELADVRSSLDGVATERARLQIECGGLTEENKKLHSRQQKSEADLTSAVSQWRRAEAALTSRDAEVSKLRSDKQRLEEQTSDLQDQLRNVEGELANTKNLLSDEMVQRIDAQNQLQTAKEQLAFEKNLSEQETQEIRSRSESRLLEVETARRTEFESKLADAMTQLRHDHEAQLLQYREELDKTFTSKLQNAQQTVKDKTNSISATKDELENAKLRLETLSSQLQSYHNEKMSLESRVQELERTLDRERQVWQERLSAKEQEMLGLRSQMFSQLEDYEKLLDTKLALDMEINAYRKMLEVEEQRLQLSPSPSQRTAVSRTQEERQRLRGRKRKHEGPTGSSPASKMSSCSSESGSVSVSEVDAKGRFIRLKNNSSIEQCLGGWVVRRLYPDSGEISFDIPSPCVLTGGQTLTIWAAGSEEEAESRDLVLESHATWGPATDVRIILLNPNYEEVSERRTRIQTDPDLDFEEFMVHSEMQQFRRQPKKKKRKCCSVC is encoded by the exons ATGGCGTCCGCCACCTCCACGCCCCTGGCCCCCGGGACCCGCAGCGGCCGCAGCGCGCGCTCCTCCGGCCGCGTCCCGACCccgtcctcctccacctcctcctccaccagcccCACGCGCCTGTCCCGGCTCCAGGAGAAGGACGCACTGCGCAGCCTCAATGACCGCCTCGCCAACTACATCCAGCGCGTGCAGGAGCTGGAGTCTGAGCGCGCGGCGCTGCTCGTGCGTCTGGAGCAGAACGAAGAGTCAAAGAGCCGCGAGATGAGCCACGTGCGCCGCATGTACGAGGAGGAGCTGGCGGACGTGAGGAGCAGCCTGGACGGAGTAGCCACGGAGAGGGCCCGGCTCCAGATAGAGTGTGGAGGTCTGACCGAGGAGAACAAGAAACTGCActccag GCAGCAGAAGAGCGAGGCGGATCTGACCAGCGCCGTGTCCCAGTGGAGGCGAGCGGAGGCGGCGCTGACGTCCAGAGACGCCGAGGTGTCGAAGCTGCGGTCGGACAAACAGCGACTGGAGGAGCAGACGAGCGACCTGCAGGACCAGCTCCGAAAT GTGGAGGGAGAACTCGCCAACACCAAGAACCTTCTGAGCGACGAGATGGTCCAACGCATCGACGCACAAAACCAGCTCCAGACGGCCAAGGAGCAGCTGGCCTTTGAGAAGAACCTGAGCGAACAG GAGACTCAGGAGATCCGGAGCCGTAGCGAGAGCCGGCTCCTGGAGGTGGAGACGGCTCGACGCACAGAGTTTGAGTCTAAACTCGCCGACGCCATGACACAACTGAGACACGACCACGAGGCCCAGCTCCTGCAGTACAGGGAGGAGCTGGACAAGACCTTCACCTCCAAG TTGCAGAACGCTCAGCAGACGGTGAAGGACAAGACCAACTCCATCTCTGCCACGAAAGATGAACTCGAAAACGCCAAACTCAGACTGGAGACGCTCAGCTCACAGCTCCAGAGCTACCACAACGAG aaaATGTCCCTGGAGAGCCGTGTGCAGGAGCTGGAGCGGACCCTGGACCGGGAGCGTCAGGTGTGGCAGGAGCGGCTCAGTGCTAAAGAGCAGGAGATGTTGGGCCTGAGGAGTCAGATGTTCTCTCAGCTGGAGGACTACGAGAAGCTCCTGGACACCAAGCTGGCTCTGGACATGGAGATCAACGCCTACAGGAAGATGCTGGAGGtcgaggagcagag GCTGCAGCTGTCCCCGAGCCCGTCCCAGCGCACCGCCGTGTCCCGCACCCAGGAGGAGCGGCAGCGTCTgcgggggaggaagaggaaacaCGAGGGTCCTACAGGCAGCTCCCCGGCCTCCAAAatgtcctcctgctcctccgagAGCGGCTCAGTGAGTGTGAGTGAGGTGGACGCCAAGGGCAGGTTCATCCGACTCAAAAACAACTCCAGCATC GAGCAGTGTCTGGGCGGCTGGGTGGTGCGGAGGCTTTATCCAGACTCGGGGGAGATCTCCTTCGACATCCCGTCTCCGTGTGTCCTGACGGGGGGACAGACGCTCACG ATCTGGGCGGCTGGGTctgaggaggaggcggagtctCGTGACCTGGTGCTGGAGAGTCACGCGACCTGGGGCCCGGCGACGGACGTCAGGATCATCCTCCTCAACCCCAACTACGAg GAGGTGTCCGAGCGCAGGACCAGGATCCAGACGGACCCGGACTTGGACTTTGAGGAGTTCATGGTTCACAGTGAAATGCAGCAGTTCAGGCGACAG ccgaagaaaaagaagaggaaatgTTGCTCTGTGTGTTGA
- the lmnl3 gene encoding lamin L3 isoform X2, with protein MASATSTPLAPGTRSGRSARSSGRVPTPSSSTSSSTSPTRLSRLQEKDALRSLNDRLANYIQRVQELESERAALLVRLEQNEESKSREMSHVRRMYEEELADVRSSLDGVATERARLQIECGGLTEENKKLHSRQQKSEADLTSAVSQWRRAEAALTSRDAEVSKLRSDKQRLEEQTSDLQDQLRNVEGELANTKNLLSDEMVQRIDAQNQLQTAKEQLAFEKNLSEQETQEIRSRSESRLLEVETARRTEFESKLADAMTQLRHDHEAQLLQYREELDKTFTSKLQNAQQTVKDKTNSISATKDELENAKLRLETLSSQLQSYHNEKMSLESRVQELERTLDRERQVWQERLSAKEQEMLGLRSQMFSQLEDYEKLLDTKLALDMEINAYRKMLEVEEQRLQLSPSPSQRTAVSRTQEERQRLRGRKRKHEGPTGSSPASKMSSCSSESGSVSVSEVDAKGRFIRLKNNSSIEQCLGGWVVRRLYPDSGEISFDIPSPCVLTGGQTLTIWAAGSEEEAESRDLVLESHATWGPATDVRIILLNPNYEEVSERRTRIQTDPDLDFEEFMVHSEMQQFRRQDHCKDASCAVM; from the exons ATGGCGTCCGCCACCTCCACGCCCCTGGCCCCCGGGACCCGCAGCGGCCGCAGCGCGCGCTCCTCCGGCCGCGTCCCGACCccgtcctcctccacctcctcctccaccagcccCACGCGCCTGTCCCGGCTCCAGGAGAAGGACGCACTGCGCAGCCTCAATGACCGCCTCGCCAACTACATCCAGCGCGTGCAGGAGCTGGAGTCTGAGCGCGCGGCGCTGCTCGTGCGTCTGGAGCAGAACGAAGAGTCAAAGAGCCGCGAGATGAGCCACGTGCGCCGCATGTACGAGGAGGAGCTGGCGGACGTGAGGAGCAGCCTGGACGGAGTAGCCACGGAGAGGGCCCGGCTCCAGATAGAGTGTGGAGGTCTGACCGAGGAGAACAAGAAACTGCActccag GCAGCAGAAGAGCGAGGCGGATCTGACCAGCGCCGTGTCCCAGTGGAGGCGAGCGGAGGCGGCGCTGACGTCCAGAGACGCCGAGGTGTCGAAGCTGCGGTCGGACAAACAGCGACTGGAGGAGCAGACGAGCGACCTGCAGGACCAGCTCCGAAAT GTGGAGGGAGAACTCGCCAACACCAAGAACCTTCTGAGCGACGAGATGGTCCAACGCATCGACGCACAAAACCAGCTCCAGACGGCCAAGGAGCAGCTGGCCTTTGAGAAGAACCTGAGCGAACAG GAGACTCAGGAGATCCGGAGCCGTAGCGAGAGCCGGCTCCTGGAGGTGGAGACGGCTCGACGCACAGAGTTTGAGTCTAAACTCGCCGACGCCATGACACAACTGAGACACGACCACGAGGCCCAGCTCCTGCAGTACAGGGAGGAGCTGGACAAGACCTTCACCTCCAAG TTGCAGAACGCTCAGCAGACGGTGAAGGACAAGACCAACTCCATCTCTGCCACGAAAGATGAACTCGAAAACGCCAAACTCAGACTGGAGACGCTCAGCTCACAGCTCCAGAGCTACCACAACGAG aaaATGTCCCTGGAGAGCCGTGTGCAGGAGCTGGAGCGGACCCTGGACCGGGAGCGTCAGGTGTGGCAGGAGCGGCTCAGTGCTAAAGAGCAGGAGATGTTGGGCCTGAGGAGTCAGATGTTCTCTCAGCTGGAGGACTACGAGAAGCTCCTGGACACCAAGCTGGCTCTGGACATGGAGATCAACGCCTACAGGAAGATGCTGGAGGtcgaggagcagag GCTGCAGCTGTCCCCGAGCCCGTCCCAGCGCACCGCCGTGTCCCGCACCCAGGAGGAGCGGCAGCGTCTgcgggggaggaagaggaaacaCGAGGGTCCTACAGGCAGCTCCCCGGCCTCCAAAatgtcctcctgctcctccgagAGCGGCTCAGTGAGTGTGAGTGAGGTGGACGCCAAGGGCAGGTTCATCCGACTCAAAAACAACTCCAGCATC GAGCAGTGTCTGGGCGGCTGGGTGGTGCGGAGGCTTTATCCAGACTCGGGGGAGATCTCCTTCGACATCCCGTCTCCGTGTGTCCTGACGGGGGGACAGACGCTCACG ATCTGGGCGGCTGGGTctgaggaggaggcggagtctCGTGACCTGGTGCTGGAGAGTCACGCGACCTGGGGCCCGGCGACGGACGTCAGGATCATCCTCCTCAACCCCAACTACGAg GAGGTGTCCGAGCGCAGGACCAGGATCCAGACGGACCCGGACTTGGACTTTGAGGAGTTCATGGTTCACAGTGAAATGCAGCAGTTCAGGCGACAG GATCACTGTAAGGACGCCAGCTGCGCCGTCATGTGA